From a single Aspergillus puulaauensis MK2 DNA, chromosome 2, nearly complete sequence genomic region:
- a CDS encoding SDR family oxidoreductase (COG:Q;~EggNog:ENOG410Q88T;~InterPro:IPR036291,IPR002347;~PFAM:PF08659,PF00106,PF13561;~go_process: GO:0055114 - oxidation-reduction process [Evidence IEA]), translated as MGVDVPKPDGLLDLLSLKGKVVVVTGASGPRGIGIEAARGCAEMGANIAITYASRAEGAQKNAKDLEETYGVQVKPFKCNVSEYASVEKLVKDVIDEFGKIDAFISNAGKLADKSVLDGSVEDWNSVINTDLNGSYHCAKAVGGHFKERGTGSFVLTASMSGHIANYPAAYNTSKAGCLHLARSLANEWRGFARVNSVSPGYMDTGLMDSVDQKTQDAWKAMIPIGRYGYAKELKGAYVYLCSDASSYMTGSDMRIDGGYCVW; from the coding sequence ATGGGAGTCGATGTCCCGAAGCCCGACGGTCTCCTTGACCTCCTCAGCCTAAAAGGAAAGGTTGTTGTCGTCACCGGTGCCTCAGGCCCACGCGGTATAGGTATCGAGGCCGCTCGCGGATGTGCAGAGATGGGTGCGAACATTGCCATCACATACGCCTCTCGAGCCGAGGGCGCGCAGAAGAACGCCAAAGACCTTGAAGAGACGTACGGTGTTCAAGTAAAGCCGTTCAAGTGCAACGTGTCTGAATACGCCAGCGTTGAAAAATTAGTGAAGGACGTCATTGACGAGTTCGGCAAGATCGACGCCTTTATCTCCAATGCCGGGAAGCTAGCTGATAAAAGCGTGCTCGATGGCTCAGTtgaagactggaatagtGTTATCAACACTGATCTAAACGGCTCGTACCACTGCGCGAAGGCCGTTGGTGGGCATTTCAAGGAACGCGGTACTGGAAGCTTTGTCCTCACGGCTAGCATGTCTGGCCATATTGCCAACTACCCTGCTGCATATAACACCTCCAAGGCCGGATGTCTTCATTTGGCGCGCTCGCTTGCGAATGAGTGGCGCGGCTTTGCACGCGTGAACAGTGTTTCGCCGGGATATATGGACACGGGGCTCATGGACTCTGTTGATCAGAAAACGCAGGATGCTTGGAAGGCTATGATCCCTATTGGTCGTTATGGCTATgcgaaggagttgaagggCGCCTACGTTTACCTGTGCAGCGATGCTAGCTCGTATATGACTGGCTCGGACATGCGTATCGACGGTGGTTACTGCGTGTGGTAG
- a CDS encoding uncharacterized protein (COG:G;~EggNog:ENOG410PS5U;~InterPro:IPR023271,IPR034294,IPR000425;~PFAM:PF00230;~TransMembrane:6 (i77-98o118-137i163-181o201-227i239-258o286-306i);~go_component: GO:0016020 - membrane [Evidence IEA];~go_function: GO:0015267 - channel activity [Evidence IEA];~go_process: GO:0055085 - transmembrane transport [Evidence IEA]) translates to MPPALHQASFWRSEPDDTSAEPKVPTPFAGRIGANQEFSLDRNNCRDIGLLQRHPDAAPWVPWKDSLSLKQLFELELWKAAAVEGLGTCLLVYLTILFPVGLTENMNRNLETGPVVPSLIGSLIVIFMLPLFIYTIGPISGGHLNSTITIATFFGRLTTLPRCILYVAFQTLGSAIAGWLVRASLDTRSFIVPGCYIDMSSVSVGSAFVIEFVTDVALILLSFGVGLDPRQRGVFGPTLGPVLVGIPLGVCIFTTGVIRQGYTGFSGNPGRCFGAMVGSHFSSYHWIHWVGPICSSIAHGVLYYFIPPYEQK, encoded by the exons ATGCCACCTGCACTCCATCAAGCCAGCTTCTGGCGAAGTGAGCCCGACGACACCTCAGCTGAGCCAAAGGTGCCCACTCCTTTTGCCGGCCGCATCGGGGCGAACCAGGAGTTCTCTCTCGATAGGAATAACTGCAGAGATATTGGGCTATTGCAAAGACACCCGGATGCAGCACCATGGGTCCCATGGAAAGACTCACTCTCTCTGAAGCAATTGTTTGAGTTGGAATTGTGGAAGGCAGCTGCAGTTGAAGGGCTAG GGACGTGCTTGTTAGTATACTTAACTATCCTCTTCCCCGTGGGACTTACAGAAAATATGAA TAGGAACCTCGAGACCGGCCCAGTTGTGCCTAGCTTGATTGGCAGCTTAATTGTGATCTTCATGCTTCCGCTGTTTATATATACAATTGGCCCTATTTCGGGTGGGCATCTTAACTCCACGATCACTATAGCTACCTTCTTCGGTCGTTTAACAACGTTGCCGAGGTGTATTCTATACGTCGCATTCCAGACGTTGGGTTCAGCCatcgctggctggctggtaAGAGCGAGCCTGGACACGCGATCT TTCATAGTCCCAGGTTGTTACATAGATATGTCTAGCGTCTCAGTCGGCAGCGCATTTGTTATTGAATTTGTAACGGATGTGGCATTGATTCTGCTTTCATTTGGTGTCGGCCTCGACCCTCGACAACGTGGAGTGTTTGGGCCGACTTTGGGTCCTGTTCTTGTTGGGATCCCACTCGGGGTGTGTATTTTTACGACAGGCGTTATTCGTCAAGGATATACCGGGTTTT CTGGAAATCCCGGGCGGTGTTTTGGAGCGATGGTCGGTTCTCATTTTTCATCCTACCACTGGATACATTGGGTGGGACCGATATGCTCCTCGATTGCGCATGGCGTGTTGTACTATTTCATCCCGCCATATGAGCAGAAGTAG
- a CDS encoding glutathione S-transferase family protein (COG:S;~EggNog:ENOG410PVP9;~InterPro:IPR036249,IPR036282;~TransMembrane:1 (o20-40i)), with protein MTAATRLLKKLRRHEGDPCLYIYPFSIPCLAVHFTIVLALRGKLRPSRELSHLGYHLVNIEKHDNLREWYLVEVNALGRVPTLTGKSLPSPLTDALSIVYWVCDQCPSLLPKEHQTEICRLLSQLHETIDGYGAANPAVEDFLTNHDITDTHREALEYKRDRQMKQREIVAMNISAGHSMTGNSVAFLNEIVALRNKYSRGGTWIFGDKIGPTVLDAHVVPFVARLLDISLDELVPPELRVYAKTIRELPQGQEAMGKRPTVWDPSLGPIDEIRL; from the exons ATGACGGCAGCGACGCGGTTGCTGAAGAAACTAAGGCGGCACGAAGGGGACCCCTGTCTGTACATCTATCCCTTCAGCATCCCCTGCCTCGCTGTCCACTTCACGATTGTGCTTGCGCTGCGGGGGAAGCTCCGGCCCAGCCGCGAATTATCCCATCTGGGCTACCACCTCGTGAACATCGAGAAACACGACAACCTGCGCGAGTGGTATCTCGTCGAGGTGAATGCATTAGGTCGA GTGCCAACTCTAACTGGCAAATCGCTCCCGTCGCCATTGACGGACGCCCTGTCGATCGTCTACTGGGTTTGCGACCAATGCCCAAGCCTACTACCCAAGGAGCATCAGACAGAGATATGTCGTCTCCTTTCTCAGCTGCACGAGACCATCGACGGGTACGGTGCTGCCAACCCCGCGGTAGAAGATTTTTTAACCAACCATGACATCACTGATACCCACCGCGAGGCCCTGGAATACAAGCGCGATCG GCAAATGAAGCAGCGGGAAATAGTGGCAATGAATATATCAGCCGGCCACAGTATGACTGGCAATTCTGTTGCCTTTCTAAACGAGATCGTGGCGTTGCGCAACAAGTATAGCCGTGGCGGAACCTGGATCTTCGGCGACAAGATCGGTCCAACGGTACTGGATGCCCATGTTGTTCCCTTTGTCGCGCGTCTTCTCGACATCAGCCTGGACGAGCTGGTTCCTCCTGAACTGCGCGTATATGCCAAAACCATCCGGGAGCTGCCACAGGGCCAGGAGGCAATGGGGAAGAGACCGACTGTGTGGGACCCGTCACTGGGGCCTATTGACGAGATCCGACTATGA
- a CDS encoding ester cyclase (COG:S;~EggNog:ENOG410PU3E;~InterPro:IPR009959,IPR032710;~PFAM:PF12680,PF07366;~go_process: GO:0030638 - polyketide metabolic process [Evidence IEA]), with protein MARPLLSRMHRFVEFINSGNETIGAEVVSESASFHVPFSENPLKGISGYMQILGMMRSAYPDIQWTLDDTVIEDDRAVAQFTMRGTHQGEFFGVPATGKKIQARAMNIYRFADGMIIEETGLPDLFGIMLQIGAVKAPGA; from the coding sequence ATGGCTCGCCCCCTTCTATCCAGAATGCACCGTTTCGTCGAGTTCATCAATTCCGGGAATGAAACCATAGGAGCAGAAGTTGTTTCCGAATCCGCCTCCTTCCACGTCCCGTTCTCAGAGAACCCCCTGAAAGGCATCTCTGGATACATGCAAATCCTCGGCATGATGCGCTCCGCTTACCCAGATATCCAGTGGACCCTGGACGACACCGTCATCGAAGACGATAGAGCTGTGGCGCAGTTTACAATGCGTGGGACTCACCAGGGCGAATTCTTTGGTGTTCCGGCTACTGGGAAGAAAATCCAGGCACGCGCGATGAACATCTATCGGTTCGCAGATGGGATGATTATAGAGGAGACTGGCTTGCCTGACTTGTTTGGCATAATGTTGCAGATCGGAGCTGTCAAGGCCCCGGGTGCTTGA
- a CDS encoding putative isochorismatase family hydrolase (COG:Q;~EggNog:ENOG410PVR0;~InterPro:IPR000868,IPR036380;~PFAM:PF00857) encodes MPPAYKRLDRDNCVFLFVDHQSGLIQLVRDFEPTEFRTNVLGLAKSAAYFNAPSILTTSFDTGPNGPIVKELTDTLPNAPLIRRPGQVNAMDNEDFANAVKATGKKQVVLSGVLTEVCVAFPALSLIEQGYDVFVVSDASGTFKEHTREAAHKRMVQAGVQLLNWAAVSAEIQRDWRRDIEGFGKLWTDHVPGYWCLMQSYSNNSAESK; translated from the exons ATGCCTCCAGCATACAAACGCCTCGACCGCGACAACTGTGTCTTCCTGTTTGTCGACCACCAA TCTGGACTTATTCAATTGGTGCGCGATTTCGAACCAACTGAATTCCGGACCAATGTTCTGGGATTGGCCAAATCCGCAGCTTATTTCAACGCACCCTCGATCCTGACCACCTCATTCGACACTGGTCCCAATGGTCCTATTGTCAAGGAACTCACGGATACATTGCCCAATGCTCCTTTGATCCGGAGACCGGGCCAGGTTAATGCCATGGACAATGAAGACTTTGCCAATGCAGTAAAGGCAACTGGAAAGAAACAGGTGGTTCTCAG TGGCGTTCTCACTGAAGTCTGCGTCGCCTTCCCGGCACTGAGTCTGATTGAGCAGGGCTATGATGTATTCGTGGTGTCAGATGCTTCTGGAACCTTTAAAGAGCACACCCGTGAAGCGGCTCACAAGCGGATGGTGCAAGCGGGCGTGCAGCTCCTGAACTGGGCAGCAGTTTCTGCAGAGATCCAGCGAGACTGGCGCCGGGACATTGAAGGATTCGGCAAACTATGGACTGACCATGTGCCTGGGTATTGGTGTTTGATGCAGAGCTACTCGAATAACTCGGCCGAGAGCAAGTAG
- a CDS encoding uncharacterized protein (COG:S;~EggNog:ENOG410PH0V;~SECRETED:SignalP(1-19)) produces the protein MKAALSLSALQLLASHVAALPVNEKSISTRDLNDRDFPWHIGVPKYRSPAAKRQSSLPSTWDPPSDLVKPLQEVWDHEMDTYSEPLTFKNYGFDQVIAGEGKINYCVRWDSSQSVSAAQREQIAKTASAHYNKWIAGLAGFDGWPYESVEVNVVGWAVTDKSLLEGDTSGLDIYTDTDADGKPQCAESCGRFFHTDGDYSGCEAGADRHYDQSLWLTEGLEGGFGGDWGQQVGSEYFLQNLDSDSIHIFLHELGHTFALDDFYDWTPTGIDSFIMLAGSSMEITEFDFWMLRDWWRNLKDRYDIYGTDSSGSASSTAGPTSALYTLAPTPSTPVIPTGGPIGGGPSGVPTPTGAFPTFTPPTGTIPTEAPGAGPSGPWGGNGGWGGNGGWGGNGGWGEGSDNEEGGSWWGSLFGGN, from the exons ATGAAAGCCGCCCTCTCTCTATCCGCGCTTCAGCTGCTGGCCAGCCATGTTGCCGCGCTCCCTGTCAACGAGAAGTCCATCTCCACTCGCGACCTGAACGACAGGGACTTTCCATGGCACATCGGTGTCCCCAAATACCGCTCTCCAGCTGCTAAGCGCCAGAGCAGCCTTCCCTCCACATGGGACCCCCCTTCTGACCTCGTGAAGCCCCTCCAGGAAGTCTGGGACCACGAAATGGACACCTACAGCGAGCCACTCACCTTCAAAAACTATGGCTTCGATCAGGTCATTGCCGGTGAAGGAAAAATCAACTACTGTGTCCGCTGGGACTCCTCCCAGTCCGTTAGCGCTGCTCAGCGTGAACAGATCGCCAAGACCGCCAGCGCCCACTACAACAAGTGGATTGCCGGTCTTGCTGGATTCGACGGCTGGCCTTATGAAAGTGTTGAAGTTAATGTCGTCGGATGGGCTGTGACGGACAAGTCTCTGCTCGAGGGCGATACTTCGGGTCTTGACATCTACACTGACACCGACGCCGACGGCAAGCCTCAATGTGCCGAGTCCTGTGGCCGCTTCTTCCACACCGACGGCGACTACAGCGGCTgcgaggctggtgctgatcGTCACTATG ACCAGAGCCTGTGGCTCACCGAAGGCCTCGAGGGCGGTTTCGGCGGCGACTGGGGCCAGCAGGTCGGCTCGGAGTACTTCCTCCAGAACCTCGACTCGGACAGCATCcacatcttcctccacgagCTCGGTCACACCTTCGCTCTGGATG ACTTCTACGATTGGACCCCCACTGGCATCGACAGCTTCATCATGCTGGCAGGAAGTTCCATGGAAATCACCGAATTCGACTTCTGGATGCTCCGCGACTGGTGGCGAAACCTGAAGGACCGCTACGACATTTACGGCACCGACTCCTCGGGCTCTGCATCCAGCACTGCTGGTCCTACCTCTGCTCTGTACACTCTCGCACCAACCCCGTCTACCCCTGTTATTCCTACCGGTGGACCCATTGGCGGCGGCCCCAGCGGTGTCCCGACCCCAACTGGCGCGTTCCCGACGTTTACCCCTCCGACTGGCACTATCCCTACTGAGGCGCCCGGCGCTGGTCCCTCTGGGCCGTGGGGTGGAAATGGCGGCTGGGGAGGAAACGGTGGCTGGGGAGGAAACGGCGGTTGGGGGGAGGGTTCTGACAATGAGGAGGGTGGCTCCTGGTGGGGTTCTTTGTTCGGTGGAAACTAG
- a CDS encoding SNG1 family protein (COG:S;~EggNog:ENOG410Q0AR;~InterPro:IPR022703;~PFAM:PF12051;~TransMembrane:6 (i30-53o224-249i269-289o301-325i332-351o385-406i)), producing the protein MQLYPRARAERPSIHHPSVRPRRLAIIKAATFNLILLQVLFLGLFSYIFGSIFQQTTHIHNLNVLFVDYDGGAIGDSIRSAYEKVRGPGFPSLIENSVTEYPQSSTVGDAVCNIDYWGALYTSPNASNQLTAALSGGSAASQYDRSDVLTMVWNQARYPTVVDSAISNSLKSLAETARVAYSTTNGQQALESLNSSDADAVAVMYEPWTLSSVNLQPTSQGSRLIYNTLVIILIIIQEFFFLGYVNGLYVQFKLYASVAPHRIAIARQCISAVYTLIGSLCTTGAIWAFRNGWDVNGNQFVLTWTSLWLFAHLNFLVLDAFTVWLPPPYVPMSLISWVVLNSTSVLLPFGLSPGFYHWGYALPAHAIYQIFIDIWSGGCNPQLDYALPVLFAWEVVAMAVSTIGVYRRAHYACLAQEQEDKSCRDNIATALADLRQTLAMDQKTAPDSKEEGGTVAQRSAASAAVCTEREKLVDIMRHEILRTRDDETSNGMTFALPFKD; encoded by the coding sequence ATGCAGCTCTACCCAAGAGCCCGAGCGGAACGTCCCAGCATCCACCACCCATCAGTCCGGCCACGTCGGTTGGCGATTATCAAAGCGGCTACCTTtaacctcatcctcctgcaGGTTCTTTTCCTCGGCCTGTTTAGCTATATCTTCGGCTCCATTTTCCAACAGACCACACACATCCACAACCTCAATGTTCTGTTCGTCGACTACGACGGCGGTGCGATCGGAGACTCAATACGCAGCGCGTATGAGAAGGTTCGGGGACCAGGGTTTCCATCCTTGATAGAAAATTCTGTCACAGAGTACCCTCAGTCAAGCACTGTTGGTGACGCAGTCTGTAACATTGACTATTGGGGGGCGTTGTACACTTCACCAAACGCGTCCAATCAGTTGACAGCCGCGTTGTCCGGGGGGTCTGCTGCGTCCCAGTATGACAGAAGCGACGTCCTCACCATGGTGTGGAATCAGGCACGCTATCCAACGGTCGTTGATTCCGCCATCTCTAACTCTCTGAAATCGCTGGCCGAAACCGCACGGGTTGCCTACTCTACAACAAACGGGCAACAGGCCTTGGAGTCTCTCAATAGCTCTGATGCGGATGCCGTCGCGGTCATGTACGAACCATGGACCCTGTCTTCCGTCAATCTCCAGCCGACATCACAAGGATCGCGACTCATCTACAACACCCTCGTCATCATTTTGATTATCATCCAggaattcttcttcttggggtATGTCAATGGACTATACGTCCAGTTCAAACTCTACGCATCAGTAGCGCCTCACCGGATCGCGATTGCGCGACAATGTATCTCAGCAGTCTACACTCTGATCGGGTCCCTCTGCACCACAGGCGCCATCTGGGCATTCCGAAATGGCTGGGACGTCAACGGAAACCAGTTCGTCCTAACGTGGACGTCCCTGTGGCTCTTCGCGCACCTAAACTTCCTCGTTCTAGACGCATTCACCGTATGGCTGCCGCCTCCCTACGTGCCCATGTCCTTGATATCATGGGTCGTCCTGAACTCTACCTCGGTCTTGCTTCCGTTCGGCCTGTCCCCGGGTTTCTATCACTGGGGCTACGCCCTACCAGCCCACGCCATCTACCAGATCTTCATCGATATCTGGTCCGGCGGATGCAACCCGCAACTCGATTACGCGTTGCCGGTTCTCTTTGCCTGGGAGGTTGTGGCGATGGCCGTGAGCACGATTGGTGTCTACCGACGGGCACACTACGCGTGTCTCgcgcaggagcaggaggacaAGTCATGCCGAGACAACATTGCGACTGCACTGGCGGACTTGCGGCAAACCCTAGCAATGGATCAGAAGACGGCGCCGGATTCGAAGGAAGAAGGGGGGACGGTCGCTCAAAGATCTGCCGCATCCGCCGCGGTTTGCACGGAACGGGAGAAATTGGTCGACATCATGCGACATGAGATTTTGCGGACGAGAGATGATGAAACAAGCAATGGGATGACATTTGCCTTGCCATTTAAAGATTAA
- a CDS encoding Rieske [2Fe-2S] domain protein (COG:S;~EggNog:ENOG410PJV9;~InterPro:IPR009078,IPR017941,IPR007402,IPR036922;~PFAM:PF00355,PF04305;~go_function: GO:0051537 - 2 iron, 2 sulfur cluster binding [Evidence IEA];~go_process: GO:0055114 - oxidation-reduction process [Evidence IEA]), which produces MPKLSLGSLPELTHTRYVIHLSDGKRLVLFRLPSIDAGRRSKASNDSSDGWSYYAMEAECPHAGGPMEDAQVDIEDSAYIASCPWHAYDFNVETGESSVGIQACTFPIDVDGDDVFLSYTPEGISVARLEPVSEAIKLKTPCSDSTTLVETEQPTTPPATAQYLDENATLCDWCAHILNTSNSEHKIELTAHLFSTFTQREGTSSPMTIIGPTPASLPPTPPREKLVEVRPGAMQKPGRGGTLKSRIAMLHALANIEQWAIDLAVDICVRFAEFQTSPEALESARNLPRTFFHDWLKVANDEAKHFSLLRTRLEEMGSYFGALPVHHGLWESATKTAHDLRARISIIALVHEARGLDVNPMTIAKFRNARDDESVKALEVIHNDEITHVTTGHRWLSWICQEEKTDPVEVFRSNVRKYFVGGLKEPFNRDARAMAGMDGRYYDHLVY; this is translated from the coding sequence ATGCCCAAACTCAGTCTTGGCTCGCTCCCTGAGCTCACACATACTCGATATGTGATTCATCTGTCGGACGGCAAGCGTCTGGTGCTCTTTCGCCTGCCGTCAATCGACGCAGGCAGGCGCAGCAAAGCGAGCAATGATAGCAGTGACGGGTGGTCTTATTATGCCATGGAAGCTGAGTGCCCGCATGCTGGAGGTCCTATGGAAGATGCCCAAGTCGATATTGAAGACTCGGCGTATATCGCCTCATGTCCGTGGCATGCGTACGATTTCAATGTGGAGACTGGCGAGTCCAGCGTCGGCATCCAGGCATGCACATTCCCGATCGATGTGGATGGGGACGATGTGTTCCTAAGTTACACCCCCGAGGGTATTTCTGTTGCGAGACTGGAGCCAGTTAGTGAGGCGATCAAATTGAAGACGCCTTGCTCGGATTCTACAACCCTGGTGGAGACTGAACAACCCACCACACCTCCAGCAACGGCACAGTATCTGGATGAAAATGCGACCCTCTGTGACTGGTGCGCGCATATTCTGAACACGTCGAATTCCGAGCATAAGATCGAACTCACGGCTCACCTGTTTTCCACATTTACTCAACGAGAGGGTACATCTTCGCCGATGACAATCATCGGGCCAACTCCTGCCTCGCTTCCTCCGACACCGCCACGGGAGAAGCTCGTCGAAGTCCGACCCGGTGCAATGCAAAAGCCCGGAAGGGGAGGAACGCTGAAAAGCAGGATCGCAATGCTCCACGCTCTGGCGAATATCGAGCAGTGGGCCATCGACCTGGCAGTGGATATCTGCGTCCGATTTGCCGAATTCCAAACCAGTCCAGAAGCATTAGAGTCTGCGAGGAACCTACCTCGGACTTTCTTCCACGACTGGCTTAAGGTCGCGAACGACGAAGCGAAACACTTTTCCCTGCTCCGTACTCGCCTCGAGGAGATGGGTTCCTACTTTGGTGCTCTCCCTGTCCACCACGGCTTGTGGGAATCGGCTACCAAGACAGCGCACGATCTCCGCGCCCGGATCAGCATCATTGCTCTGGTTCATGAAGCGCGTGGTCTTGATGTCAATCCGATGACGATTGCAAAGTTCCGGAATGCCCGCGACGATGAAAGTGTCAAGGCTCTTGAGGTGATACACAATGACGAGATTACCCATGTCACTACTGGCCACCGATGGCTTAGCTGGATCTGCCAGGAGGAAAAGACCGACCCAGTGGAAGTGTTCCGATCCAACGTACGCAAGTACTTTGTCGGCGGCCTCAAAGAGCCCTTTAACAGGGACGCGCGCGCAATGGCCGGAATGGACGGGCGGTATTACGACCACTTGGTCTACTGA
- a CDS encoding uncharacterized protein (COG:S;~EggNog:ENOG410PSDX;~SECRETED:SignalP(1-21)), producing MVKFTVLAVAAIGTLTPLVAARNCKTGLNYCGWNLLDIGKYGAQVNQALANANQPADNSHINQSLFHCNGGQDGDISYITYCRSGCHDGGEDESDYC from the exons ATGGTCAAATTCACTGTCctcgctgtcgctgccatTGGCACACTTACGCCGTTGGTCGCTGCCCGGAACTGCAAGACTGGCCTCAACTACTGTGGCTGGAACCTTCTTGACATTG GAAAATACGGTGCCCAAGTCAACCAGGCCCTTGCTAACGCCAATCAGCCAGCAGACAACAGTCACATCAACCAGTCGCTTTTCCACTGCAACGGTGGACAGGATGGCGATATCTCGTATATTACTTACTGTCGCAGTGGTTGCCACGATGGTGGCGAGGACGAGAGCGACTACTGCTAG
- a CDS encoding uncharacterized protein (COG:S;~EggNog:ENOG410PIX1) — protein MTEPALTNGHSGAEAERELGSCWFLNTGVLDMMAGAARIRIQALLNPVSSSVNVRETPSSINSCVAELQEIDSYARRPSDTRRHLRSGSTLNSTASLLNDIRALRVVELINDYRTLLVNTIDQIISIPLNILEKVGYSTLIQSHAALQGLLADAYEPTAVVAGIEGSGNEAAKITYLREVILDASARRHQAQKVYLNVAAVKRWVLLRENVKDSLSEHSLTVRLGEIDAMLCRDIDIITDAPVAARLHEADVRAGYWVEEDPPLTAILFWIQRCSLALRRGECNPTVMQ, from the exons ATGACCGAGCCGGCGCTGACTAACGGTCATTCTGGCGCTGAGGCGGAACGCGAGCTCGGCAGTTGTTGGTTTCTCAACACCGGCGTCCTGGACATGATGGCAGGTGCCGCCCGAATTCGAATACAGGCACTACTGAATCCAGTTTCTTCGTCAGTGAAC GTTAGAGAGACGCCTAGCTCAATCAACTCATGCGTCGCCGAATTACAAGAAATTGACTCTTATGCTCGGCGGCCGTCAGATACAAGGAGACATCTTCGATCCGGATCAACTTTGAACTCAACGGCTTCCTTGTTGAATGACATCCGAGCCCTGAGAGTCGTTGAGCTTATAAATGACTATCGTACTTTGCTCGTCAATACAATAGACCAAATTATCAGCATCCCGTTAAATATCCTTGAGAAGGTCGGTTACAGCACACTAATTCAGAGCCATGCCGCATTACAGGGCTTGCTGGCCGACGCTTACGAACCGACGGCAGTTGTTGCGGGCATTGAGGGTAGCGGAAATGAAGCGGCAAAGATCACATATCTCAGGGA AGTTATACTTGATGCGAGCGCTCGCCGGCACCAAGCGCAGAAAGTTTATCTCAACGTGGCTGCCGTTAAACGCTGGGTCTTACTCCGCGAAAACGTCAAGGACAGTTTGAGCGAACATAGTCTCACTGTGCGACTAGGAGAAATCGATGCTATGTTGTGCAGA GACATTGATATCATCACCGACGCACCTGTAGCTGCGCGACTTCATGAAGCTGATGTACGAGCTGGATACTGGGTAGAGGAAGATCCTCCGCTAACTGCCATTCTCTTTTGGATTCAACGCTGTTCTTTAGCATTGCGCCGCGGTGAATGTAATCCGACAGTCATGCAATGA